The Bos javanicus breed banteng chromosome 18, ARS-OSU_banteng_1.0, whole genome shotgun sequence genome has a segment encoding these proteins:
- the MEIOSIN gene encoding meiosis initiator protein isoform X1: protein MWDSSKCVCSPEQPRTNSLSPSDRKQRKNHTSKLQELALMLPVTLKTGTKKLTKKEVLLHILQYIHYLQSSINVTKALLQLHANHGHGELEGLDWNPAAGPPKQRLSTPSSSPHSQKSRLWGACQKPRKKKPTRASERQTRAQNPRRCLALEKPEKLEAPSPDQKGGNVVGTTTPPRCWDSCSLPRAEASSSQGCCVKDDTQDLGSYPAFEAQQGVKMIHFLNKTQPGPRQKLVFYDSGEEVGKESPNADPWIPAWTAEGSPQESPLALGPSQITNGIETDPLQEILGLSPSLFSSPGKLLSEQILEDGNEYLTQALFEEILLDSAPSPSACILEEPQKKDTPPEIPKDPPDSHDLGQSSVSLDHCYLSLSENSKVPSSPGSEDMDTDLVWRQQEDTQADLESLQSSSDDGDYTWTPTRRVSPLPMAGRKARKGRASRRPPKSKESKKAPGTPQMKKKCVNGFIMFCRMNRKQYIRACPGTASTAATKELAQLWRVMTLQERKPYCTKARRFSRQHNRIVKQDSSSSEDEDWETPKPFYQLLAEKARGFPDPVSPESQQG, encoded by the exons AAGGAGGTTCTCTTGCACATCCTGCAGTACATTCACTACCTACAGAGCAGCATCAATGTGACCAAGGCCTTGCTCCAACTCCACGCCAACCATGGGCATGGCGAACTCGAGG GGCTGGACTGGAACCCTGCTGCAGGCCCCCCAAAGCAGAGACTCTCCACCCCATCCAGCTCCCCACACTCTCAGAAGTCCCGTCTTTGGGGAGCATGCCAGAAACCTCGGAAGAAAAAGCCTACCCGAGCGTCAG aACGCCAGACCCGGGCCCAGAACCCTCGTCGTTGTCTGGCCTTGGAGAAGCCTGAGAAGCTGGAGGCCCCATCTCCAGACCAGAAAGGAGGAAATGTGGTGGGGACCACCACCCCTCCAAGATGCTGGGACTCCTGCAGTCTCCCCAGGGCTGAGGCATCCTCATCTCAAG GCTGCTGTGTCAAAGATGATACTCAGGATTTGGGGTCTTATCCTGCTTTTGAGGCCCAGCAAGGGGTCAAGATGATCCATTTTCTCAACAAGACCCAGCCCGGTCCCAG GCAGAAGCTGGTGTTCTATGATTCTGGCGAGGAGGTGGGCAAGGAGTCCCCAAATGCTGACCCTTGGATTCCCGCCTGGACTGCAGAGGGCAGCCCCCAAG AGAGCCCACTGGCCTTGGGGCCTTCCCAGATTACCAACGGGATAGAGACAGACCCCCTGCAGGAGATCCTAGGGCTCAGCCCCTCCCTCTTCAGCTCCCCAGGGAAACTGCTGTCCGAACAGATCTTGGAGGACGGCAATGAATACCTGACCCAAG CTCTCTTTGAGGAAATACTGTTAGATTCTGCACCCTCACCTTCTGCCTGCATCCTCGAGGAACCACAGAAGAAG GACACGCCCCCTGAGATCCCCAAAGACCCCCCTGACTCCCACGACCTGGGCCAGTCCTCGGTCTCACTGGACCACTGCTACCTCTCGCTGAGTGAAAACAGCAAGGTGCCGTCCAGCCCCGGCTCGGAGGACATGGACACAGACTTGGTGTGGAGGCAGCAGGAG GACACTCAGGCTGACCTCGAGAGCCTGCAGTCCTCCAGTGACGACGGGGACTACACGTGGACCCCTACCCGGCGGGTCTCGCCCCTGCCCATGGCCGGGAGGAAGGCCAGGAAGGGCCGGGCCAGCCGGCGTCCCCCCAAGTCCAAGGAGAGCAAAAAAGCCCCTGGCACCCCCCAGATGAAGAAGAAGTGTGTCAACGGCTTCATCATGTTCTGCAGGATGAACCGGAAGCAGTACATCCG AGCCTGCCCTGGGACCGCATCCACGGCTGCCACCAAGGAGCTGGCCCAACTCTGGCGGGTGATGACCCTGCAGGAGCGAAAACCATACTG CACCAAGGCGCGCAGGTTCAGCCGCCAGCACAACCGGATCGTGAAGCAGGACAGCTCCAGCAGTGAGGACGAGGACTGGGAGACCCCCAAACCCTTCTACCAGCTGCTGGCTGAGAAGGCCCGAGGCTTCCCAGACCCAGTCTCTCCGGAGTCTCAGCAAGGGTGA
- the SIX5 gene encoding homeobox protein SIX5 isoform X1, translating into MATLPAEPSARPAAGGEAVVAAAATEEEEEEARQLLQTLQAAEGEAAAAAGAGAGETAVKVEGPGSPGVPGSPPEATAEPPTGLRFSPEQVACVCEALLQAGHAGRLSRFLGALPPAERLRGSDPVLRARALVAFQRGEYAELYRLLESRPFPAAHHAFLQDLYLRARYHEAERARGRALGAVDKYRLRKKFPLPKTIWDGEETVYCFKERSRAALKACYRGNRYPTPDEKRRLATLTGLSLTQVSNWFKNRRQRDRTGGSGGAPCKSESDGNPTTEDESSRSPEDLERGAAPAAAEGPAPGSIFLAGASPPAPCPASSSILVNGSFLAAGSSPAVLLNGSPVIINSLALGEASGLGPLLLTGGAPAPQPSPQGASEGKTSLVLDPQTGEVRLEEAQPEAPETKGAQVTASGPSGEEVPTPLPQVVPGPPTAATFPLPPGPVTSMAAPQVVPLSPPPGYPAGLGPTSPLLNLPQVVPTSQVVTLPQAVGPLQLLAAGPGSPVKVAGASGPANVHLINSSVGVTALQLPSATTPGNFLLANPVSGSPIVTGVAVQQGKIILTATFPTSMLVSQVLPPAPSLALPLKPDTAISVPEGALPVATSPALPEAHALGALPAQQQPQPPPTPTASAPSLPFSPDSSGLLPSFPAPPPEGLLLSPAAVPIWPAGLELSAGTEGLLEEEKGLGTQAPHTVLRLPDPDPEGLLLGATAGGEVDEGLEAETKVLTQLQSVPVEEPLEL; encoded by the exons ATGGCTACCTTGCCTGCGGAGCCGAGCGCGAGGCCGGCGGCCGGGGGGGAGGCAGTGGTAGCGGCGGCGGCGAccgaagaagaggaggaggaagcgcGCCAGCTCCTGCAGACTTTGCAGGCGGCCGAGggtgaggcggcggcggcggccggggccggggcgggcGAAACGGCGGTGAAAGTGGAGGGCCCCGGATCCCCAGGCGTCCCCGGGTCGCCCCCCGAGGCCACTGCCGAGCCGCCCACGGGGCTCCGCTTCTCGCCGGAGCAGGTGGCGTGCGTGTGCGAGGCGCTGCTACAGGCGGGTCACGCCGGCCGCTTGAGCCGCTTCCTGGGCGCACTGCCCCCGGCCGAGCGCCTACGTGGCAGCGATCCTGTGCTGCGCGCTCGGGCCCTGGTTGCCTTCCAGCGAGGCGAGTATGCCGAGCTCTACCGGCTGCTCGAGAGCCGCCCCTTCCCCGCCGCCCACCACGCCTTCCTTCAGGACCTCTACCTGCGCGCGCGCTACCACGAGGCCGAGCGGGCCCGCGGCCGCGCGCTGGGCGCGGTGGACAAGTACCGTCTGCGCAAGAAATTCCCGCTGCCCAAGACCATCTGGGACGGCGAGGAGACCGTCTACTGCTTCAAGGAGCGCTCCCGCGCCGCGCTGAAGGCCTGCTATCGCGGCAACCGCTACCCCACGCCGGACGAGAAGCGCCGCCTGGCCACGCTCACCGGCCTCTCGCTCACGCAAGTCAGCAACTGGTTCAAGAACCGACGACAGCGCGACCGGACCGGGGGCAGCGGCGGCGCGCCCTGCAAGAG CGAGTCTGATGGAAACCCCACTACTGAGGACGAGTCCAGCCGCAGTCCTGAGGACCTGGAGAGGGGGGCGGCTCCGGCGGCTGCCGAGGGCCCAGCGCCAGGCTCCATATTCCTGGCCGGGGCCTCCCCTCCCGCACCgtgccctgcctcctcctccatcctGGTGAATGGGAGCTTCCTGGCGGCCGGCAGCTCTCCAGCAGTGCTCCTCAATGGGAGCCCCGTCATCATCAACAGCCTGGCCCTGGGCGAGGCCTCCGGCCTGGGCCCCCTGCTGCTCACTGGGGGTGCCCCTGCTCCACAGCCTAGCCCCCAAGGGGCCAGCGAGGGCAAGACCTCCCTGGTCCTGGACCCTCAGACCGGGGAGGTTCGACTGGAGGAGGCTCAGCCTGAAGCCCCGGAGACCAAGGGGGCTCAGGTGACTGCTTCAGGGCCCTCTGGAGAGGAGGTCCCTACGCCTCTGCCCCAAGTGGTGCCTGGCCCCCCTACAGCAGCCACATTTCCACTGCCCCCAGGACCAGTGACTTCCATGGCTGCTCCCCAAGTGGTGCCACTTTCCCCACCCCCTGGCTACCCTGCTGGCCTGGGCCCCACCTCCCCACTGTTGAATCTGCCCCAGGTGGTGCCCACCTCACAGGTGGTGACCCTGCCCCAGGCTGTGGGGCCGCTGCAGCTGTTGGCAGCTGGGCCAGGCAGCCCAGTGAAGGTGGCTGGTGCCTCGGGCCCTGCCAACGTGCACCTGATCAACTCCAGCGTGGGCGTGACTGCGCTGCAGCTGCCTTCGGCCACTACCCCAG GAAACTTCCTGCTGGCCAACCCTGTGTCTGGCAGTCCCATCGTGACAGGTGTGGCCGTGCAGCAGGGCAAGATCATCCTCACCGCCACTTTCCCCACCAGCATGCTGGTCTCCCAGGTCCTGCCACCCGCCCCTAGCCTGGCCCTGCCCCTGAAGCCGGACACAGCCATCTCGGTGCCTGAAGGAGCCCTCCCGGTGGCCACCAGCCCCGCTCTTCCGGAGGCCCACGCCTTAGGCGCACTTCCTGCACAGCAGCAACCCCAGCCGCCCCCTACCCCCACTGCCTCCGCGCCTAGCCTGCCCTTctccccagactcctctggcctCCTGCCCAGTTTCCCGGCACCCCCGCCCGAGGGGCTGCTGCTGTCGCCCGCAGCCGTGCCCATCTGGCCAGCTGGGCTGGAACTGAGCGCCGGCACCGAGGGGCTGctagaggaagagaaggggctggGAACACAGGCCCCCCACACCGTGCTGAGGCTGCCAGACCCTGACCCCGAGGGGCTGCTCCTGGGGGCCACCGCGGGGGGCGAGGTGGACGAGGGGCTGGAAGCTGAGACCAAGGTCCTGACGCAGCTACAGTCAGTGCCTGTGGAAGAGCCCTTGGAACTGTGA
- the SIX5 gene encoding homeobox protein SIX5 isoform X2: MATLPAEPSARPAAGGEAVVAAAATEEEEEEARQLLQTLQAAEGEAAAAAGAGAGETAVKVEGPGSPGVPGSPPEATAEPPTGLRFSPEQVACVCEALLQAGHAGRLSRFLGALPPAERLRGSDPVLRARALVAFQRGEYAELYRLLESRPFPAAHHAFLQDLYLRARYHEAERARGRALGAVDKYRLRKKFPLPKTIWDGEETVYCFKERSRAALKACYRGNRYPTPDEKRRLATLTGLSLTQVSNWFKNRRQRDRTGGSGGAPCKSESDGNPTTEDESSRSPEDLERGAAPAAAEGPAPGSIFLAGASPPAPCPASSSILVNGSFLAAGSSPAVLLNGSPVIINSLALGEASGLGPLLLTGGAPAPQPSPQGASEGKTSLVLDPQTGEVRLEEAQPEAPETKGAQVTASGPSGEEVPTPLPQVVPGPPTAATFPLPPGPVTSMAAPQVVPLSPPPGYPAGLGPTSPLLNLPQVVPTSQVVTLPQAVGPLQLLAAGPGSPVKVAGASGPANVHLINSSVGVTALQLPSATTPGAGRSFNQEPVQGTSLVVKTLTSSAGDAGSIPSQGAKIPHVLWPKNQR, from the exons ATGGCTACCTTGCCTGCGGAGCCGAGCGCGAGGCCGGCGGCCGGGGGGGAGGCAGTGGTAGCGGCGGCGGCGAccgaagaagaggaggaggaagcgcGCCAGCTCCTGCAGACTTTGCAGGCGGCCGAGggtgaggcggcggcggcggccggggccggggcgggcGAAACGGCGGTGAAAGTGGAGGGCCCCGGATCCCCAGGCGTCCCCGGGTCGCCCCCCGAGGCCACTGCCGAGCCGCCCACGGGGCTCCGCTTCTCGCCGGAGCAGGTGGCGTGCGTGTGCGAGGCGCTGCTACAGGCGGGTCACGCCGGCCGCTTGAGCCGCTTCCTGGGCGCACTGCCCCCGGCCGAGCGCCTACGTGGCAGCGATCCTGTGCTGCGCGCTCGGGCCCTGGTTGCCTTCCAGCGAGGCGAGTATGCCGAGCTCTACCGGCTGCTCGAGAGCCGCCCCTTCCCCGCCGCCCACCACGCCTTCCTTCAGGACCTCTACCTGCGCGCGCGCTACCACGAGGCCGAGCGGGCCCGCGGCCGCGCGCTGGGCGCGGTGGACAAGTACCGTCTGCGCAAGAAATTCCCGCTGCCCAAGACCATCTGGGACGGCGAGGAGACCGTCTACTGCTTCAAGGAGCGCTCCCGCGCCGCGCTGAAGGCCTGCTATCGCGGCAACCGCTACCCCACGCCGGACGAGAAGCGCCGCCTGGCCACGCTCACCGGCCTCTCGCTCACGCAAGTCAGCAACTGGTTCAAGAACCGACGACAGCGCGACCGGACCGGGGGCAGCGGCGGCGCGCCCTGCAAGAG CGAGTCTGATGGAAACCCCACTACTGAGGACGAGTCCAGCCGCAGTCCTGAGGACCTGGAGAGGGGGGCGGCTCCGGCGGCTGCCGAGGGCCCAGCGCCAGGCTCCATATTCCTGGCCGGGGCCTCCCCTCCCGCACCgtgccctgcctcctcctccatcctGGTGAATGGGAGCTTCCTGGCGGCCGGCAGCTCTCCAGCAGTGCTCCTCAATGGGAGCCCCGTCATCATCAACAGCCTGGCCCTGGGCGAGGCCTCCGGCCTGGGCCCCCTGCTGCTCACTGGGGGTGCCCCTGCTCCACAGCCTAGCCCCCAAGGGGCCAGCGAGGGCAAGACCTCCCTGGTCCTGGACCCTCAGACCGGGGAGGTTCGACTGGAGGAGGCTCAGCCTGAAGCCCCGGAGACCAAGGGGGCTCAGGTGACTGCTTCAGGGCCCTCTGGAGAGGAGGTCCCTACGCCTCTGCCCCAAGTGGTGCCTGGCCCCCCTACAGCAGCCACATTTCCACTGCCCCCAGGACCAGTGACTTCCATGGCTGCTCCCCAAGTGGTGCCACTTTCCCCACCCCCTGGCTACCCTGCTGGCCTGGGCCCCACCTCCCCACTGTTGAATCTGCCCCAGGTGGTGCCCACCTCACAGGTGGTGACCCTGCCCCAGGCTGTGGGGCCGCTGCAGCTGTTGGCAGCTGGGCCAGGCAGCCCAGTGAAGGTGGCTGGTGCCTCGGGCCCTGCCAACGTGCACCTGATCAACTCCAGCGTGGGCGTGACTGCGCTGCAGCTGCCTTCGGCCACTACCCCAG